In Pigmentibacter ruber, a genomic segment contains:
- a CDS encoding branched-chain amino acid transport system II carrier protein — protein MLNQGTATVPTWKVFIAGFAAFAMFFGSGNLVFPLKMGSDTQSNWIFSAVGLSITGVVVPLLGLVALTFLKGSQDAFFRWFGKKGAWILPFLILLLIGPFGVVPRCITVGYGAWQSFAPSTPLWLFALSCIGVILLATISDRKIVDIIGKYFTPFKLGALALVIGGSLYFAVTSTDVLITTSQTTPLNAFKAGFFEGYNTMDLMAAIFFGVSLVYYFKPENSDKIPYKSTLLAMSLGMFLLMLVYIALVYLGAAYSSQVSHLPGPQILPNIARIALGEASDYLISFTLVVSCLTTAVALTSVSVDFLKNKIKPLNGRRTTTLLICLAVTYVIALTDFTGIMAFMAPILEFFYPVIIVLAIVNIIVSLVKNYKQNSREKNQKEAA, from the coding sequence CCTTTAAAAATGGGTAGTGACACACAATCCAATTGGATTTTTTCTGCTGTGGGCTTATCTATTACCGGCGTCGTGGTCCCTTTACTTGGTTTAGTCGCTTTAACTTTTTTAAAAGGATCGCAAGATGCTTTTTTTAGATGGTTTGGCAAAAAAGGAGCTTGGATATTACCTTTTCTTATTCTCTTACTGATAGGTCCTTTTGGCGTTGTTCCTCGCTGTATTACAGTTGGATATGGCGCATGGCAATCTTTTGCACCTAGCACTCCATTATGGCTTTTTGCTTTAAGCTGTATTGGTGTAATTTTGCTAGCTACCATTAGCGATCGGAAAATTGTTGATATTATTGGAAAATACTTCACTCCATTTAAATTAGGTGCGCTAGCTTTAGTGATTGGCGGCTCTTTATATTTTGCAGTAACTTCAACTGATGTTTTAATAACAACAAGTCAAACTACTCCTTTAAATGCATTTAAAGCTGGTTTTTTTGAAGGTTATAATACGATGGACTTAATGGCCGCTATTTTCTTTGGTGTGAGTTTAGTTTATTACTTTAAACCAGAAAACAGCGATAAAATTCCTTATAAATCGACTTTGCTGGCTATGTCTCTGGGAATGTTTCTTTTGATGTTAGTTTACATAGCGCTTGTTTATTTAGGGGCTGCTTATTCTAGTCAAGTTTCGCATTTGCCAGGCCCACAAATTTTACCAAATATTGCTCGAATAGCTCTTGGAGAAGCATCGGATTATTTAATTTCTTTTACATTAGTTGTTTCTTGTTTAACAACTGCGGTAGCTCTCACTTCTGTTTCAGTAGACTTTTTGAAAAATAAAATAAAACCATTAAATGGAAGAAGAACAACCACTCTGTTAATTTGTTTAGCCGTTACTTATGTTATAGCATTAACAGATTTTACAGGTATTATGGCTTTTATGGCGCCAATATTAGAATTCTTTTATCCAGTGATTATAGTTCTTGCAATTGTTAATATCATTGTAAGTTTAGTGAAAAATTATAAACAAAATAGTAGAGAGAAAAATCAAAAAGAAGCCGCATAA
- a CDS encoding substrate-binding periplasmic protein, whose amino-acid sequence MRLKNICFFIILLLSQLSFAEENKNFGNIYARADLWCPYNCKPGDENPGYLVEILQKAFGKENIKYETMNWARAITETRSGTYDLIIAAAKEDAPDFPLSIQIGKSRNCFFTLEKKNIKFVDLKSLEKIKLGIAKDYSYYKELDEYIAKNKENENKINESFGDIVLEKFINKLTHQEIDAFVEDPVVVKYFLKQNQDITVQLKTIGCGNSTDLYFGFAPNKKESTERILQINKTVKEMIKSGEMERIIKKYGILKWF is encoded by the coding sequence ATGCGATTAAAAAATATATGTTTTTTTATTATATTACTTTTATCCCAACTTAGCTTTGCTGAAGAGAATAAGAATTTTGGAAATATATACGCAAGAGCTGATCTTTGGTGTCCATATAATTGTAAACCAGGCGATGAAAATCCAGGATATCTTGTTGAAATATTACAAAAAGCATTTGGAAAAGAAAATATAAAATATGAAACAATGAACTGGGCAAGAGCAATAACTGAAACAAGAAGCGGTACGTATGATCTTATTATTGCAGCAGCAAAAGAAGATGCTCCTGATTTTCCATTGTCTATTCAAATCGGAAAAAGTAGAAATTGTTTTTTTACTTTAGAAAAGAAAAATATTAAATTTGTTGATTTAAAATCTTTAGAAAAAATAAAATTAGGGATAGCTAAGGACTACTCTTACTATAAAGAACTTGATGAATATATTGCCAAAAATAAAGAAAATGAAAATAAAATTAATGAATCTTTTGGTGATATAGTCTTAGAAAAGTTTATAAATAAATTAACACATCAGGAAATTGATGCCTTTGTAGAAGACCCTGTTGTAGTGAAATACTTCCTAAAACAAAATCAAGATATTACTGTACAATTAAAAACAATTGGTTGTGGAAATTCGACTGATCTCTATTTTGGATTTGCTCCAAATAAAAAAGAATCAACAGAAAGAATATTGCAAATAAATAAAACCGTAAAAGAAATGATTAAAAGTGGAGAAATGGAAAGGATAATTAAAAAATACGGAATTTTAAAATGGTTTTAA
- the rpsG gene encoding 30S ribosomal protein S7, translating into MARRRRPIKREVLPDPVFGDILVTKFINCMMEDGKKSAAEKIFYGAIEIVSQKTQGEEAIAVFKRALENLKPQVEVRTRRVGGSNYQIPVEVRPERRQALALRWLISYSRLRNEKSMRDKLAAEIVDAANRRGAAIKKREDVHKMAEANKAFAHYRF; encoded by the coding sequence ATGGCACGTAGACGTCGCCCTATAAAACGTGAAGTATTACCAGATCCAGTGTTTGGCGATATTTTAGTAACAAAATTCATCAACTGTATGATGGAAGATGGAAAAAAAAGTGCTGCAGAAAAAATTTTTTACGGTGCAATTGAAATTGTAAGCCAAAAAACTCAAGGCGAAGAAGCAATTGCAGTGTTCAAACGCGCTCTTGAAAATCTTAAACCTCAAGTTGAAGTAAGAACTCGCCGTGTTGGTGGTTCTAACTACCAAATTCCTGTAGAAGTACGTCCAGAACGCAGACAAGCTCTTGCACTTCGTTGGCTTATTTCCTATTCTCGTTTGAGAAATGAAAAATCCATGCGCGACAAATTAGCTGCTGAAATCGTAGATGCTGCTAACCGTCGTGGTGCTGCTATCAAGAAACGTGAAGATGTTCACAAAATGGCAGAAGCAAACAAAGCTTTCGCTCACTATCGTTTCTAA
- the rpsL gene encoding 30S ribosomal protein S12, with protein MPTINQLVASGRKPNPYRSKSPALKECPQRRGVCTRVYTTTPKKPNSAIRKVAKVRLTTGIEVISYIPGEGHNLQEHSVVLVRGGRVKDLPGVRYHIVRGALDTTGVAKRRQSRSLYGAKRPKGGAAAAEPAKKGKK; from the coding sequence ATGCCAACCATTAACCAGCTTGTTGCAAGCGGCCGTAAGCCAAACCCTTACCGCAGCAAATCTCCTGCACTTAAAGAGTGCCCACAACGTCGTGGCGTTTGTACACGCGTTTATACTACTACGCCTAAAAAGCCGAACTCTGCGATTCGTAAAGTTGCAAAAGTACGCTTAACTACAGGCATCGAAGTTATTTCGTATATTCCTGGAGAAGGTCATAACCTTCAAGAACACTCTGTTGTTCTTGTGCGTGGTGGTCGTGTAAAAGACTTACCTGGTGTTCGTTACCATATTGTACGCGGAGCTCTTGACACCACCGGTGTTGCGAAACGTCGTCAATCTCGTTCTCTTTACGGCGCAAAACGTCCTAAAGGTGGTGCTGCAGCTGCAGAACCAGCTAAAAAAGGTAAAAAATAA
- a CDS encoding flagellar hook-length control protein FliK, which translates to MIQNTPKTTQLISFGATNSPKNEIDENNFNVTKYDSGKSSKETNKFTKEINKFNNKDTLPADREKETPFQKLLSNKKIENDTEFNSIEQPNNKENRKNNSTKDLDSSYLFNSFINLPTIMQNNYKQDSFNLNQKVENFSDSQEIIPIFTEVNKQLNPEFNFKNTGFKDLALNKIPYSDYFDIKLNNLNQNNSQFSLIGDDQRVKNGLIENNFNLQDFVIFKDIEPKNVSNLENKQIFKSNNENLISFDLNSIFPINNLKEIEKSSPMNVFFSNNKQFNPMDIKIEFTNNLEKLENEKLPIEFNPKIQIKEQYKNDLIKLDNGIELLPFKNDKKDIVEGFFILKNDNNNEKLDENIEKNFLGTILTKNSEKNSFLIDGNKIEFINSANFLDNKTIDFKNSNNENFSLPIFIKNISNIAKNENSNEIFPVITQKNFLPDSMKKLGKIDSFDPGNDNTLYLDMTNTNKDISNLEVQDRFKYNPIKVGKLDNTDKLENINKFNLLPTKSEEIKKIEVPLSLVGNQKIFEESFEKKNDLKMNKFEDINLLIDKQKIPLINKFDKQESAFQFSDFEQNTTDSKQNKEIIKPDDKPIIFEKTLSSQVNVPIIVSDKNNSDFSNPLISSATRRAIDLSNQLQAKGGGIAKVQIQDDKLGTIELNIQMKKDNSVSMEIKASDSNLKTVLENNSDTLKKTLDSQNISLTDFKVTTLEAKSIHNTFGAMNSQNFSQQQGSNHKQQEFSFQQNLNQNSFSGNSSNSFMNNNGNNYSAYLGDEFKNLKVNNIGNNKLNNFQNMEKNSITNIQRGANGSIKVIV; encoded by the coding sequence ATGATCCAAAACACTCCCAAAACAACTCAGCTAATTTCTTTTGGGGCAACAAACAGTCCGAAAAATGAAATAGATGAAAATAATTTTAATGTAACAAAGTATGATTCAGGAAAAAGCTCAAAAGAAACAAATAAATTTACAAAGGAAATTAATAAATTTAATAATAAAGATACACTTCCAGCTGATCGTGAAAAAGAAACTCCATTTCAAAAATTACTAAGCAATAAAAAAATTGAAAATGATACGGAATTTAATTCTATAGAACAACCAAATAATAAAGAAAATAGGAAAAATAATTCTACTAAAGACTTAGATTCTAGTTATTTGTTTAATTCCTTCATAAATTTACCAACAATTATGCAAAATAATTATAAACAAGACTCTTTCAATCTCAATCAAAAAGTTGAAAATTTTTCAGATAGTCAAGAAATAATTCCAATTTTTACAGAAGTAAACAAACAATTAAACCCTGAATTTAACTTTAAAAATACAGGATTTAAAGATTTAGCTTTAAATAAAATACCATATTCTGATTATTTTGACATAAAACTGAATAATCTAAATCAAAACAATTCTCAATTTAGTCTTATTGGTGATGATCAAAGAGTAAAGAATGGATTAATTGAAAATAATTTTAATTTGCAAGATTTTGTTATCTTTAAAGATATAGAACCAAAAAATGTCTCGAATTTAGAAAATAAGCAAATTTTTAAAAGTAATAATGAAAATTTAATTAGCTTTGATTTAAACTCAATTTTTCCAATAAATAATTTAAAAGAAATAGAGAAAAGTTCTCCAATGAATGTGTTTTTTAGTAATAATAAACAATTCAATCCAATGGATATTAAAATAGAATTTACTAATAATTTAGAAAAATTAGAAAACGAAAAATTACCAATTGAATTTAATCCCAAAATTCAAATTAAAGAACAGTATAAAAATGATCTTATTAAACTTGATAATGGGATTGAACTTCTTCCTTTTAAAAATGATAAAAAAGATATTGTTGAAGGTTTTTTTATTTTAAAAAATGATAATAATAATGAAAAATTAGATGAAAATATTGAGAAAAATTTTTTAGGAACTATTTTGACTAAAAATAGCGAGAAAAACTCATTTTTAATAGATGGAAATAAAATTGAATTTATTAATAGTGCTAATTTCTTAGATAACAAAACAATTGATTTTAAAAATAGTAATAATGAAAATTTTTCTTTGCCAATTTTTATAAAAAATATATCTAATATTGCAAAAAATGAAAATTCTAATGAAATATTTCCTGTTATTACACAAAAAAACTTTCTTCCAGATAGTATGAAGAAATTAGGAAAAATTGATTCTTTTGATCCTGGAAATGACAACACTTTGTATTTGGATATGACCAATACTAATAAAGATATATCTAATCTAGAAGTTCAAGATAGATTTAAATATAATCCTATAAAAGTTGGAAAATTGGATAATACTGACAAACTTGAAAATATTAATAAATTTAATTTATTACCAACTAAGAGCGAGGAGATTAAGAAAATTGAGGTTCCTTTAAGCTTGGTAGGAAATCAAAAAATATTTGAAGAAAGTTTTGAGAAAAAAAATGATTTAAAAATGAATAAATTTGAAGATATTAACCTTCTAATTGATAAACAAAAAATACCATTAATTAATAAATTTGATAAACAAGAATCAGCTTTCCAATTTTCAGATTTTGAACAAAATACTACTGATTCAAAGCAAAATAAAGAAATTATAAAACCAGATGATAAACCAATAATCTTTGAAAAAACATTATCATCTCAAGTTAATGTTCCAATTATTGTTTCAGATAAAAATAATTCTGATTTTTCTAATCCACTCATATCTTCTGCAACAAGAAGGGCAATAGATCTTTCCAATCAATTGCAAGCTAAAGGTGGAGGAATTGCAAAAGTACAAATTCAAGATGATAAACTAGGTACAATTGAATTAAATATACAAATGAAAAAAGATAATAGTGTTTCAATGGAGATTAAAGCGTCTGATAGTAACTTAAAAACTGTTTTAGAGAATAATTCAGATACGCTTAAAAAAACTCTAGATAGTCAAAATATTTCTTTAACCGACTTTAAAGTAACTACTTTAGAGGCAAAGAGTATACACAATACTTTTGGAGCAATGAATAGCCAAAACTTTTCGCAGCAACAAGGAAGTAACCATAAACAACAAGAATTTTCATTTCAACAGAATTTAAATCAAAATTCTTTTTCTGGTAATTCTTCAAATTCATTTATGAATAATAATGGAAATAATTATTCTGCTTATTTAGGAGATGAATTTAAAAATTTGAAAGTAAATAATATAGGAAATAATAAGTTGAATAATTTTCAAAATATGGAAAAAAATTCCATAACAAATATACAACGTGGTGCAAATGGTTCTATAAAAGTTATTGTTTAA
- a CDS encoding flagellar hook assembly protein FlgD translates to MYIGESRGVAKIPEKAPEPPKSVGLKMEKGDDAPNFENMIYESNLARQAEIEKEKNEAGGDFRLGETKNDREFRKQLEKVTGKKQDLAKNKLERDDYLNLLVTQLKYQDPSKPMEHYEMASQMAQFNTVEQLMGVNKVLTEMKKMQNDAKAEKLSQYLGKDIEIQGNSIKLSGDGKANLAKFELPAGASNVIAEIRDEHSKVVKSIPMGALQPGVNKINWDGTNDKGVKQPNGIYTFNILASSEDGKPMTAKTSYIAKVEGITDILSGGKLDTDVGIADPAKIIAIRNPEPTTAPVQTKPQKNQLISNAQLKEPGKNSQEINEHPGQINAALKPDDDKFDASASKNIDEFKANHLNSLTQGNENKVFESDFAGSKNKAFENDNGIGKNKAVPAKTNPNDVFSEPKLNLTEYKNQNKVTESKEASTRTGNVSSPPKQRAVENYQEPKAAPKYGGAPTVNGINGRT, encoded by the coding sequence ATGTATATCGGAGAATCTAGAGGAGTCGCTAAAATACCAGAAAAAGCACCTGAGCCACCTAAGTCTGTTGGTCTAAAAATGGAAAAAGGTGATGATGCTCCAAACTTTGAAAATATGATATATGAATCAAATCTTGCCAGACAAGCTGAAATTGAAAAAGAAAAAAATGAGGCTGGTGGTGATTTCCGCTTGGGTGAGACAAAGAATGATCGTGAATTTAGAAAACAACTAGAAAAAGTAACTGGTAAGAAACAAGATCTAGCCAAAAATAAGCTTGAAAGAGATGACTATTTAAATTTACTAGTTACCCAATTAAAGTATCAAGATCCAAGTAAGCCAATGGAACATTATGAAATGGCGTCACAAATGGCGCAATTTAATACTGTTGAGCAATTGATGGGTGTAAATAAAGTTCTTACTGAAATGAAAAAAATGCAAAACGATGCAAAAGCTGAAAAGCTTTCTCAGTATCTAGGGAAAGATATAGAAATACAAGGTAATAGCATTAAATTATCAGGTGATGGTAAGGCAAATTTAGCAAAATTTGAACTACCGGCTGGCGCATCAAATGTGATTGCTGAAATCAGAGATGAACATTCAAAAGTTGTAAAAAGTATTCCTATGGGAGCATTACAACCTGGAGTAAATAAAATAAATTGGGATGGAACAAATGATAAAGGTGTTAAACAACCAAATGGAATTTATACTTTTAATATTTTAGCATCTTCCGAAGATGGAAAACCAATGACAGCAAAAACATCATATATTGCTAAAGTAGAAGGTATTACAGATATTCTATCTGGAGGAAAGTTGGATACCGATGTCGGTATAGCTGATCCAGCAAAAATAATTGCTATTCGTAATCCTGAACCAACGACAGCTCCTGTTCAGACTAAGCCACAAAAAAACCAATTGATTTCTAATGCACAATTAAAAGAACCTGGAAAGAATTCACAAGAAATAAATGAACATCCAGGACAAATAAATGCTGCTTTAAAACCAGATGATGATAAATTTGATGCTTCCGCAAGTAAAAACATTGATGAGTTCAAAGCAAATCATTTAAATTCTTTAACTCAAGGTAACGAAAATAAAGTTTTTGAGAGCGATTTTGCGGGATCAAAAAATAAAGCTTTTGAAAATGATAATGGAATTGGAAAAAATAAAGCGGTGCCAGCAAAAACGAATCCCAATGATGTTTTTTCTGAACCAAAATTAAATTTAACTGAATATAAAAATCAAAATAAAGTTACGGAGTCAAAAGAAGCTTCAACACGCACTGGTAATGTTTCAAGTCCTCCAAAACAAAGAGCAGTTGAAAATTATCAAGAACCTAAAGCAGCCCCGAAATATGGAGGTGCACCCACAGTCAATGGGATAAACGGAAGAACTTAG
- a CDS encoding flagellar hook protein FlgE, which yields MPINYALFSAVSGLGTNADGMSVVANNIANANTKSFKTDRAEFEDMLAVTLNERSQLGRGARLRNITTLYNQGAITNTGQITDLSVQGDGFFVIKSDVAEVKESNGLFYTRQGSFRFDKDGKLTDPTGARVQGYMPDPDSNNRLSVKMTDLQIITNIIPPKPTNIVNIVTNLDVRERPPVDDFDLSRPADTSNFASAVTIFDNFGYGRQAVIYYTRTTDPTKNEWHWYATVDGQEVSLDPPRNEKGKVLPAVIAEGVVEFDEDGKPILNFKNKAGTPIQIDYINKTDAFDVQFVNGARPQKLQFNFGPTIDEDGIVGTQGSTSLAAKSGVAFHSQDGYEAGYLKTLKIDLDGIIRGTYTNGLERRLGAVALAVFQNTHGLQKIGRNNYISTPKAGEARIGLPQTLSRGSIYSASLEESNVDLAQQFVDMILTQRGFQANSKAVTTTDTMLEEVINLKR from the coding sequence ATGCCTATTAATTATGCCTTATTTAGTGCGGTTTCCGGCTTAGGGACAAATGCCGATGGAATGTCTGTTGTTGCGAATAATATTGCAAACGCGAATACAAAATCTTTTAAAACAGATAGAGCAGAATTCGAGGACATGCTTGCTGTTACTTTAAATGAAAGGTCGCAATTAGGTCGCGGTGCGAGACTAAGAAATATTACAACTTTATATAACCAAGGTGCCATTACGAATACAGGACAAATCACAGACTTGAGCGTTCAGGGAGATGGTTTTTTTGTGATTAAAAGTGATGTAGCTGAAGTAAAAGAATCAAATGGACTATTTTACACCAGACAAGGAAGCTTTCGCTTTGATAAAGATGGAAAATTAACAGATCCAACTGGTGCTCGTGTCCAAGGTTACATGCCTGATCCTGATAGTAACAATAGACTTTCTGTTAAAATGACCGACTTGCAAATTATTACTAATATTATTCCTCCAAAACCAACTAATATTGTAAATATAGTTACAAATTTGGATGTAAGAGAACGACCTCCTGTAGACGATTTTGACCTATCACGTCCTGCTGATACTTCAAATTTTGCAAGTGCAGTCACAATTTTTGATAATTTTGGCTATGGGCGTCAAGCGGTTATTTATTATACAAGGACAACAGACCCTACTAAGAATGAATGGCACTGGTATGCAACAGTGGATGGACAGGAGGTGTCTCTTGATCCTCCACGGAATGAAAAAGGAAAGGTTTTGCCTGCTGTTATTGCAGAAGGTGTCGTTGAATTTGATGAAGATGGGAAGCCTATTTTAAACTTTAAAAACAAAGCTGGAACGCCAATTCAAATAGACTATATCAATAAAACAGATGCTTTTGATGTCCAATTTGTAAATGGAGCAAGACCACAAAAACTCCAATTCAATTTTGGTCCAACGATTGATGAAGATGGTATTGTTGGGACTCAAGGTTCAACAAGTTTAGCAGCTAAATCTGGTGTGGCATTCCACTCACAAGATGGTTATGAAGCAGGATATTTAAAAACTCTGAAAATAGATTTGGATGGCATTATAAGAGGAACTTACACAAATGGTTTGGAAAGAAGACTAGGGGCTGTGGCTCTAGCTGTTTTTCAAAATACTCATGGTTTGCAAAAAATCGGGCGTAACAATTATATTTCAACACCGAAGGCAGGCGAAGCACGTATTGGTCTTCCACAAACTCTCTCAAGAGGAAGTATCTATTCAGCAAGTTTGGAAGAATCTAACGTTGATTTGGCACAACAATTTGTGGATATGATTCTTACTCAAAGAGGATTCCAAGCCAACTCAAAAGCAGTTACGACGACGGATACAATGCTTGAAGAAGTGATTAATTTGAAAAGATAA
- a CDS encoding fatty acid desaturase family protein, which yields MINKEHSIQNTKKKSACINLYWGLGIIFFHIAILFIPILICYYVQFKNNFIFLIFSIVFILLNGTRMRALGNIIHECSHFNYVTSRKQNYYIGKILSLLEFSCFDSYLKDHHSHHKYLGDLRLDKDFISRQVIGICGKNKFSGITLFKIVFSPFNWFILIKSSFVLNYKDKKNIVVHCVMLITLLFLFMVFGINLIFLFLILPYFTSYQMCKILSDYLDHGGLYYQNEKEHKTRNHIFSIPFLNTILFPRNDCYHLVHHLYPTLPTTYLPQMHQKLLTTNQEYAKRRHNII from the coding sequence ATGATTAATAAAGAACATTCTATCCAAAATACTAAAAAAAAATCAGCATGTATTAATTTATATTGGGGATTAGGCATTATTTTTTTTCATATTGCAATTCTATTTATTCCTATTTTAATTTGTTATTACGTGCAATTCAAAAATAATTTTATTTTTCTTATTTTTTCAATTGTTTTTATCTTATTAAATGGAACTAGAATGCGAGCTCTAGGAAATATTATTCATGAGTGTAGTCATTTTAATTATGTTACCTCAAGGAAACAGAACTATTATATAGGGAAAATATTATCTTTACTAGAGTTTTCTTGTTTTGATAGTTATTTAAAAGATCATCACTCACATCATAAATATTTGGGAGATTTAAGGCTCGATAAAGATTTTATATCTAGGCAGGTTATTGGAATTTGTGGTAAAAATAAGTTTTCAGGGATAACTCTTTTTAAGATTGTATTTTCCCCTTTTAATTGGTTTATTCTGATTAAGTCATCCTTTGTTTTAAATTATAAGGATAAGAAAAATATTGTAGTTCACTGTGTAATGCTAATAACTCTACTTTTTTTATTCATGGTTTTTGGAATAAATTTAATATTTCTTTTTCTTATACTCCCTTATTTTACATCTTATCAAATGTGTAAAATATTATCTGATTATTTAGATCATGGCGGTCTTTATTATCAAAATGAAAAAGAGCATAAAACTAGAAACCACATTTTTTCTATTCCATTTTTAAATACTATTTTATTTCCTAGAAATGATTGTTATCATTTAGTGCATCATCTTTATCCAACTTTACCAACAACTTATTTACCACAAATGCATCAAAAATTACTTACAACAAATCAAGAATATGCTAAAAGAAGACACAATATTATTTAA
- a CDS encoding LpxL/LpxP family acyltransferase, which produces MKKIKYIILLLLNILFLPLYIFFGLISFLLSFLPIFPTQTAKQNLKQQLNITGIKTNILITQVYLNYLYYFVEAFFFQKLNLNICEFSDDFIYPVFYAELQEKYPALREKGIVYILSHMANVEMYSLPVIEEVMKGKHNKVYALAQPAKLKWVNKLLSWYRVRPGMGVVMTDKSLFAQMERLIQSGQASFCMLVDQKPKNGGLFIKFFNDYAAFPTSGLRMCMNQGMVIAYAAAYRVIPGVVKLKMQSGKNPHLKKNILENYQQIYTRDEDLVPAKLFDAENIKQREAQTALEMAHFTKWIEEQIREHPNQWCWDYRKWSRKPRAQE; this is translated from the coding sequence ATGAAAAAAATTAAATATATCATCCTTTTATTGCTAAACATTTTATTTCTGCCTCTCTATATTTTTTTTGGGTTAATCAGTTTTCTACTTTCATTTTTACCTATTTTTCCAACGCAAACAGCAAAACAAAATCTGAAGCAACAGCTTAATATTACAGGGATAAAAACTAACATTTTAATAACGCAAGTTTATTTAAATTACTTATATTATTTTGTTGAAGCTTTTTTCTTTCAAAAACTAAATTTAAATATTTGTGAGTTTAGTGATGATTTTATTTATCCTGTTTTTTATGCAGAACTTCAGGAAAAATATCCTGCATTACGAGAAAAAGGAATTGTATATATATTATCGCATATGGCTAATGTTGAAATGTATTCATTGCCAGTTATTGAAGAAGTAATGAAAGGAAAACATAATAAAGTTTATGCTTTAGCACAACCTGCAAAACTAAAATGGGTAAATAAATTATTGAGTTGGTACCGTGTACGACCTGGTATGGGGGTTGTAATGACAGACAAATCTCTTTTTGCCCAAATGGAACGACTGATTCAATCTGGGCAGGCTTCATTTTGTATGTTGGTTGATCAAAAACCTAAAAATGGCGGACTTTTTATTAAATTTTTTAATGACTATGCTGCTTTTCCTACATCGGGTTTAAGAATGTGCATGAATCAAGGGATGGTGATTGCCTATGCCGCTGCTTATAGAGTTATTCCAGGGGTTGTAAAGCTAAAAATGCAAAGCGGTAAAAACCCGCATTTAAAGAAAAATATTCTAGAAAATTATCAACAAATTTATACGAGAGATGAAGATTTAGTCCCTGCCAAATTATTTGATGCTGAAAATATTAAACAAAGAGAAGCTCAAACCGCTTTAGAAATGGCACACTTTACAAAGTGGATTGAAGAGCAAATAAGGGAACACCCTAATCAATGGTGTTGGGATTATAGGAAATGGTCAAGAAAACCTAGAGCACAAGAATGA
- the deoC gene encoding deoxyribose-phosphate aldolase translates to MSRGAVKMINFVHPELEQDFYWQKKISTSFDSQYFANLIDSTLLKPSTTINEIDKLCEDALLAKFRSVCVPPCYTKDAKLKLRNSEVKVCTVLGFPLGYTSTVAKVEEMKSVMAYVDEFDFVQNITFVKNSDFRSLENEYLLIVQSAKDKLVKVILETALLSAEEIYNCTLLAAKCGIHVIKTSTGFSSRGASLQDIEVIKNALNAYQQETGNVVGIKASGGIRSVDDAYAFVQAGVTRLGTSGGNDIIKGKLNNSNY, encoded by the coding sequence ATGTCACGTGGAGCAGTAAAAATGATTAACTTTGTTCATCCTGAATTAGAGCAAGATTTTTATTGGCAAAAAAAAATATCTACTTCTTTCGATTCGCAGTATTTTGCTAATTTAATTGATTCAACACTTTTAAAGCCCTCAACTACCATAAATGAGATAGATAAGTTATGTGAAGATGCGCTTTTAGCTAAATTTCGTTCAGTTTGTGTGCCTCCTTGTTATACAAAAGATGCCAAGCTAAAATTAAGAAATTCAGAAGTAAAAGTTTGCACTGTTTTGGGTTTTCCCCTTGGCTATACTTCTACTGTTGCCAAAGTAGAAGAAATGAAAAGTGTAATGGCTTATGTGGATGAATTTGATTTTGTACAAAATATTACCTTCGTTAAAAATAGTGATTTTCGATCTTTAGAAAATGAATATTTATTAATAGTTCAAAGTGCGAAAGATAAATTAGTTAAAGTTATTTTAGAAACGGCATTATTGTCAGCCGAAGAAATCTATAACTGTACTTTATTAGCAGCAAAATGCGGCATTCATGTTATAAAAACTTCAACTGGCTTTTCCTCAAGAGGTGCAAGCCTACAAGATATCGAAGTTATCAAAAATGCGTTAAATGCATATCAACAAGAAACTGGAAATGTAGTAGGTATAAAGGCGAGTGGTGGTATTCGTTCCGTAGATGATGCCTATGCTTTTGTTCAAGCAGGAGTTACACGATTGGGTACAAGTGGTGGCAATGACATCATTAAAGGGAAGCTAAATAATTCTAATTACTAA